In Primulina eburnea isolate SZY01 chromosome 3, ASM2296580v1, whole genome shotgun sequence, one DNA window encodes the following:
- the LOC140825050 gene encoding tRNA (cytosine(38)-C(5))-methyltransferase 2 isoform X1, which translates to MEKGEDKLWRVLEFYSGIGGMRYSLMKAGVNAEVVEAFDINDTANDVYEQNFGHRPHQGNIQTLSAADLDSYDAEVWLLSPPCQPYTRQGLQKGSGDARASSFLKILQLIPQTSRPPLMLFVENVVGFETSDTHEKMISMLREISFNTQEFILSPLQFGVPYSRPRYFCLAKRKPLSFCKAQVNSYLGAPGPVLWSDENMVTSEGVELNGYWDKLLENCRPIEDFLDLKNCVSDAEESKEGKRAFNNPLNQYYVPSALIERWGSAMDIVFPESRRCCCFTKSYFRYVKGTGSLLATVPGMVKDQISSLQDLSLRYFTPREVANLHSFPEDFKFPPHVSLRQRYALLGNSLSVGVVAQLLCYLFADETL; encoded by the exons ATGGAAAAGGGAGAGGATAAATTATGGCGGGTGCTGGAATTCTACAGTGGCATTGGTGGCATG AGATATTCATTGATGAAGGCGGGAGTGAACGCGGAAGTGGTGGAAGCGTTTGACATTAACGACACAGCGAATGATGTATATGAGCAAAATTTTGGCCACCGTCCCCACCAG GGTAACATTCAGACCTTGAGTGCTGCTGATCTCGACTCTTATGACGCAGAAGTGTGGCTTTTATCCCCCCCTTGCCAACCTTACACGCGACAAG GTCTTCAGAAAGGGTCAGGTGATGCTAGAGCTTCTTCTTTTTTGAAAATTCTTCAACTCATCCCGCAAACTTCACGGCCTCCACTGATGCTCTTTGTGGAGAATGTAGTTGGATTTGAG ACTTCTGATACACATGAAAAGATGATTTCTATGCTGAGAGAGATTTCTTTTAACACACAAGAATTTATTCTAAGCCCTTTGCAGTTTGGTGTGCCATATTCTCGGCCACGATATTTTTGCCTG GCTAAAAGGAAACCTCTGTCTTTCTGTAAAGCCCAAGTCAATAGTTACCTTGGGGCACCAGGCCCTGTACTGTGGTCTGATGAAAACATGGTGACTAGCGAAGGAGTGGAGTTAAATGGATACTGGGATAAATTGCTCGAAAATTGTCGTCCGATAGAAGATTTTCTGGATTTGAAGAATTGTGTTTCTGATGCGGAGGAATCTAAAGAAGGAAAGAGGGCCTTCAACAATCCTTTGAACCAGTATTATGTTCCATCAGCCCTTATAGAAAGATGGGGGAGTGCTATGG ATATTGTTTTCCCAGAATCACGGCGCTGCTGTTGTTTCACAAAAAGTTATTTTCGGTACGTGAAAGGCACGGGTTCCCTTTTGGCAACTGTCCCG GGTATGGTTAAAGATCAAATATCTTCATTACAGGATCTTTCTCTGAGATATTTCACACCAAGGGAG GTTGCCAATTTGCATTCGTTTCCGGAGGATTTCAAATTTCCGCCACATGTTAGTCTTCGTCAACG TTATGCTTTGCTGGGTAACAGTTTGAGCGTTGGAGTAGTGGCGCAGCTGCTATGCTATCTTTTCGCTGACGAAACattataa
- the LOC140825050 gene encoding tRNA (cytosine(38)-C(5))-methyltransferase 2 isoform X4: MEKGEDKLWRVLEFYSGIGGMRYSLMKAGVNAEVVEAFDINDTANDVYEQNFGHRPHQKCGFYPPLANLTRDKKGSGDARASSFLKILQLIPQTSRPPLMLFVENVVGFETSDTHEKMISMLREISFNTQEFILSPLQFGVPYSRPRYFCLAKRKPLSFCKAQVNSYLGAPGPVLWSDENMVTSEGVELNGYWDKLLENCRPIEDFLDLKNCVSDAEESKEGKRAFNNPLNQYYVPSALIERWGSAMDIVFPESRRCCCFTKSYFRYVKGTGSLLATVPGMVKDQISSLQDLSLRYFTPREVANLHSFPEDFKFPPHVSLRQRYALLGNSLSVGVVAQLLCYLFADETL, from the exons ATGGAAAAGGGAGAGGATAAATTATGGCGGGTGCTGGAATTCTACAGTGGCATTGGTGGCATG AGATATTCATTGATGAAGGCGGGAGTGAACGCGGAAGTGGTGGAAGCGTTTGACATTAACGACACAGCGAATGATGTATATGAGCAAAATTTTGGCCACCGTCCCCACCAG AAGTGTGGCTTTTATCCCCCCCTTGCCAACCTTACACGCGACAAG AAAGGGTCAGGTGATGCTAGAGCTTCTTCTTTTTTGAAAATTCTTCAACTCATCCCGCAAACTTCACGGCCTCCACTGATGCTCTTTGTGGAGAATGTAGTTGGATTTGAG ACTTCTGATACACATGAAAAGATGATTTCTATGCTGAGAGAGATTTCTTTTAACACACAAGAATTTATTCTAAGCCCTTTGCAGTTTGGTGTGCCATATTCTCGGCCACGATATTTTTGCCTG GCTAAAAGGAAACCTCTGTCTTTCTGTAAAGCCCAAGTCAATAGTTACCTTGGGGCACCAGGCCCTGTACTGTGGTCTGATGAAAACATGGTGACTAGCGAAGGAGTGGAGTTAAATGGATACTGGGATAAATTGCTCGAAAATTGTCGTCCGATAGAAGATTTTCTGGATTTGAAGAATTGTGTTTCTGATGCGGAGGAATCTAAAGAAGGAAAGAGGGCCTTCAACAATCCTTTGAACCAGTATTATGTTCCATCAGCCCTTATAGAAAGATGGGGGAGTGCTATGG ATATTGTTTTCCCAGAATCACGGCGCTGCTGTTGTTTCACAAAAAGTTATTTTCGGTACGTGAAAGGCACGGGTTCCCTTTTGGCAACTGTCCCG GGTATGGTTAAAGATCAAATATCTTCATTACAGGATCTTTCTCTGAGATATTTCACACCAAGGGAG GTTGCCAATTTGCATTCGTTTCCGGAGGATTTCAAATTTCCGCCACATGTTAGTCTTCGTCAACG TTATGCTTTGCTGGGTAACAGTTTGAGCGTTGGAGTAGTGGCGCAGCTGCTATGCTATCTTTTCGCTGACGAAACattataa
- the LOC140825050 gene encoding tRNA (cytosine(38)-C(5))-methyltransferase 2 isoform X5, whose translation MEKGEDKLWRVLEFYSGIGGMRYSLMKAGVNAEVVEAFDINDTANDVYEQNFGHRPHQGNIQTLSAADLDSYDAEVWLLSPPCQPYTRQGLQKGSGDARASSFLKILQLIPQTSRPPLMLFVENVVGFETSDTHEKMISMLREISFNTQEFILSPLQFGVPYSRPRYFCLAKRKPLSFCKAQVNSYLGAPGPVLWSDENMVTSEGVELNGYWDKLLENCRPIEDFLDLKNCVSDAEESKEGKRAFNNPLNQYYVPSALIERWGSAMDIVFPESRRCCCFTKSYFRYVKGTGSLLATVPVGSFSEIFHTKGGCQFAFVSGGFQISATC comes from the exons ATGGAAAAGGGAGAGGATAAATTATGGCGGGTGCTGGAATTCTACAGTGGCATTGGTGGCATG AGATATTCATTGATGAAGGCGGGAGTGAACGCGGAAGTGGTGGAAGCGTTTGACATTAACGACACAGCGAATGATGTATATGAGCAAAATTTTGGCCACCGTCCCCACCAG GGTAACATTCAGACCTTGAGTGCTGCTGATCTCGACTCTTATGACGCAGAAGTGTGGCTTTTATCCCCCCCTTGCCAACCTTACACGCGACAAG GTCTTCAGAAAGGGTCAGGTGATGCTAGAGCTTCTTCTTTTTTGAAAATTCTTCAACTCATCCCGCAAACTTCACGGCCTCCACTGATGCTCTTTGTGGAGAATGTAGTTGGATTTGAG ACTTCTGATACACATGAAAAGATGATTTCTATGCTGAGAGAGATTTCTTTTAACACACAAGAATTTATTCTAAGCCCTTTGCAGTTTGGTGTGCCATATTCTCGGCCACGATATTTTTGCCTG GCTAAAAGGAAACCTCTGTCTTTCTGTAAAGCCCAAGTCAATAGTTACCTTGGGGCACCAGGCCCTGTACTGTGGTCTGATGAAAACATGGTGACTAGCGAAGGAGTGGAGTTAAATGGATACTGGGATAAATTGCTCGAAAATTGTCGTCCGATAGAAGATTTTCTGGATTTGAAGAATTGTGTTTCTGATGCGGAGGAATCTAAAGAAGGAAAGAGGGCCTTCAACAATCCTTTGAACCAGTATTATGTTCCATCAGCCCTTATAGAAAGATGGGGGAGTGCTATGG ATATTGTTTTCCCAGAATCACGGCGCTGCTGTTGTTTCACAAAAAGTTATTTTCGGTACGTGAAAGGCACGGGTTCCCTTTTGGCAACTGTCCCGGTAG GATCTTTCTCTGAGATATTTCACACCAAGGGAG GTTGCCAATTTGCATTCGTTTCCGGAGGATTTCAAATTTCCGCCACATGTTAG
- the LOC140825050 gene encoding tRNA (cytosine(38)-C(5))-methyltransferase 2 isoform X7: MEKGEDKLWRVLEFYSGIGGMRYSLMKAGVNAEVVEAFDINDTANDVYEQNFGHRPHQKCGFYPPLANLTRDKTSDTHEKMISMLREISFNTQEFILSPLQFGVPYSRPRYFCLAKRKPLSFCKAQVNSYLGAPGPVLWSDENMVTSEGVELNGYWDKLLENCRPIEDFLDLKNCVSDAEESKEGKRAFNNPLNQYYVPSALIERWGSAMDIVFPESRRCCCFTKSYFRYVKGTGSLLATVPGMVKDQISSLQDLSLRYFTPREVANLHSFPEDFKFPPHVSLRQRYALLGNSLSVGVVAQLLCYLFADETL; encoded by the exons ATGGAAAAGGGAGAGGATAAATTATGGCGGGTGCTGGAATTCTACAGTGGCATTGGTGGCATG AGATATTCATTGATGAAGGCGGGAGTGAACGCGGAAGTGGTGGAAGCGTTTGACATTAACGACACAGCGAATGATGTATATGAGCAAAATTTTGGCCACCGTCCCCACCAG AAGTGTGGCTTTTATCCCCCCCTTGCCAACCTTACACGCGACAAG ACTTCTGATACACATGAAAAGATGATTTCTATGCTGAGAGAGATTTCTTTTAACACACAAGAATTTATTCTAAGCCCTTTGCAGTTTGGTGTGCCATATTCTCGGCCACGATATTTTTGCCTG GCTAAAAGGAAACCTCTGTCTTTCTGTAAAGCCCAAGTCAATAGTTACCTTGGGGCACCAGGCCCTGTACTGTGGTCTGATGAAAACATGGTGACTAGCGAAGGAGTGGAGTTAAATGGATACTGGGATAAATTGCTCGAAAATTGTCGTCCGATAGAAGATTTTCTGGATTTGAAGAATTGTGTTTCTGATGCGGAGGAATCTAAAGAAGGAAAGAGGGCCTTCAACAATCCTTTGAACCAGTATTATGTTCCATCAGCCCTTATAGAAAGATGGGGGAGTGCTATGG ATATTGTTTTCCCAGAATCACGGCGCTGCTGTTGTTTCACAAAAAGTTATTTTCGGTACGTGAAAGGCACGGGTTCCCTTTTGGCAACTGTCCCG GGTATGGTTAAAGATCAAATATCTTCATTACAGGATCTTTCTCTGAGATATTTCACACCAAGGGAG GTTGCCAATTTGCATTCGTTTCCGGAGGATTTCAAATTTCCGCCACATGTTAGTCTTCGTCAACG TTATGCTTTGCTGGGTAACAGTTTGAGCGTTGGAGTAGTGGCGCAGCTGCTATGCTATCTTTTCGCTGACGAAACattataa
- the LOC140825052 gene encoding U-box domain-containing protein 8-like, translated as MGSRVREAIVECLKEVRSDQEHETQVALQTLVAITRVSPQNRNLLSQTDGAVAALVNLSKSPSPASVQILALSVLFNLSLNPNLKNSLADIDNITHLNTVILSSSEESVKLAASLLCSLAMLDKNKAKFGVAGTMQVLVKAISDTRSPAAHYLLSSLAELVQFHGNCTLAVRSGAIPVLLELAESADGEDLSDTSLTILGLLARFQEGLNELKKTDRIVARMVGVLTQLRMQSKEGACEILLRLFDETEVCMKEAMRLPEFTSVVADISVRGSGKTREKAGLLMKKMMDPNLY; from the exons ATGGGAAGTCGAGTGCGCGAGGCCATCGTGGAGTGCCTCAAAGAAGTTCGATCCGATCAAGAACATGAAACCCAAGTGGCACTCCAAACACTGGTGGCAATCACAAGAGTGAGCCCGCAGAATCGGAACCTGCTTTCGCAAACAGATGGCGCCGTTGCAGCACTGGTTAACCTCTCCAAATCCCCATCCCCTGCGTCTGTTCAGATTCTCGCGCTTTCCGTTCTGTTTAATCTGTCGCTGAATCCCAACTTGAAGAACTCGCTCGCAGATATCGATAATATTACTCATCTCAACACTGTGATCCTGTCGTCCTCAGAAGAATCCGTGAAATTAGCAGCTTCTTTGCTTTGCAGTTTGGCCATGTTGGACAAAAATAAAGCTAAGTTCGGTGTTGCTGGAACCATGCAG GTGCTCGTGAAGGCGATCTCAGACACGCGAAGCCCCGCGGCACACTATCTCCTCAGCTCCCTGGCGGAGCTGGTACAGTTCCATGGCAACTGCACTCTGGCTGTGCGGTCGGGGGCGATACCGGTGCTTCTGGAGTTGGCGGAGAGTGCCGACGGCGAGGATCTCTCCGATACATCACTGACCATTCTCGGGCTGCTAGCACGCTTCCAGGAAGGGCTGAATGAGTTGAAGAAGACAGATAGGATAGTAGCCCGGATGGTGGGAGTGTTGACACAGCTTCGCATGCAGAGTAAAGAGGGGGCATGCGAGATTCTTCTACGGTTATTTGATGAGACTGAAGTGTGCATGAAGGAAGCCATGCGACTGCCAGAATTCACGTCGGTGGTGGCGGATATCTCTGTGAGGGGCTCGGGCAAGACTAGGGAGAAGGCCGGGTTGCTCATGAAGAAGATGATGGATCCCAACTTGTATTGA
- the LOC140825050 gene encoding tRNA (cytosine(38)-C(5))-methyltransferase 2 isoform X2 has protein sequence MEKGEDKLWRVLEFYSGIGGMRYSLMKAGVNAEVVEAFDINDTANDVYEQNFGHRPHQGNIQTLSAADLDSYDAEVWLLSPPCQPYTRQGLQKGSGDARASSFLKILQLIPQTSRPPLMLFVENVVGFETSDTHEKMISMLREISFNTQEFILSPLQFGVPYSRPRYFCLAKRKPLSFCKAQVNSYLGAPGPVLWSDENMVTSEGVELNGYWDKLLENCRPIEDFLDLKNCVSDAEESKEGKRAFNNPLNQYYVPSALIERWGSAMESRRCCCFTKSYFRYVKGTGSLLATVPGMVKDQISSLQDLSLRYFTPREVANLHSFPEDFKFPPHVSLRQRYALLGNSLSVGVVAQLLCYLFADETL, from the exons ATGGAAAAGGGAGAGGATAAATTATGGCGGGTGCTGGAATTCTACAGTGGCATTGGTGGCATG AGATATTCATTGATGAAGGCGGGAGTGAACGCGGAAGTGGTGGAAGCGTTTGACATTAACGACACAGCGAATGATGTATATGAGCAAAATTTTGGCCACCGTCCCCACCAG GGTAACATTCAGACCTTGAGTGCTGCTGATCTCGACTCTTATGACGCAGAAGTGTGGCTTTTATCCCCCCCTTGCCAACCTTACACGCGACAAG GTCTTCAGAAAGGGTCAGGTGATGCTAGAGCTTCTTCTTTTTTGAAAATTCTTCAACTCATCCCGCAAACTTCACGGCCTCCACTGATGCTCTTTGTGGAGAATGTAGTTGGATTTGAG ACTTCTGATACACATGAAAAGATGATTTCTATGCTGAGAGAGATTTCTTTTAACACACAAGAATTTATTCTAAGCCCTTTGCAGTTTGGTGTGCCATATTCTCGGCCACGATATTTTTGCCTG GCTAAAAGGAAACCTCTGTCTTTCTGTAAAGCCCAAGTCAATAGTTACCTTGGGGCACCAGGCCCTGTACTGTGGTCTGATGAAAACATGGTGACTAGCGAAGGAGTGGAGTTAAATGGATACTGGGATAAATTGCTCGAAAATTGTCGTCCGATAGAAGATTTTCTGGATTTGAAGAATTGTGTTTCTGATGCGGAGGAATCTAAAGAAGGAAAGAGGGCCTTCAACAATCCTTTGAACCAGTATTATGTTCCATCAGCCCTTATAGAAAGATGGGGGAGTGCTATGG AATCACGGCGCTGCTGTTGTTTCACAAAAAGTTATTTTCGGTACGTGAAAGGCACGGGTTCCCTTTTGGCAACTGTCCCG GGTATGGTTAAAGATCAAATATCTTCATTACAGGATCTTTCTCTGAGATATTTCACACCAAGGGAG GTTGCCAATTTGCATTCGTTTCCGGAGGATTTCAAATTTCCGCCACATGTTAGTCTTCGTCAACG TTATGCTTTGCTGGGTAACAGTTTGAGCGTTGGAGTAGTGGCGCAGCTGCTATGCTATCTTTTCGCTGACGAAACattataa
- the LOC140825050 gene encoding tRNA (cytosine(38)-C(5))-methyltransferase 2 isoform X3 produces the protein MEKGEDKLWRVLEFYSGIGGMRYSLMKAGVNAEVVEAFDINDTANDVYEQNFGHRPHQGNIQTLSAADLDSYDAEVWLLSPPCQPYTRQGLQKGSGDARASSFLKILQLIPQTSRPPLMLFVENVVGFETSDTHEKMISMLREISFNTQEFILSPLQFGVPYSRPRYFCLAKRKPLSFCKAQVNSYLGAPGPVLWSDENMVTSEGVELNGYWDKLLENCRPIEDFLDLKNCVSDAEESKEGKRAFNNPLNQYYVPSALIERWGSAMDIVFPESRRCCCFTKSYFRYVKGTGSLLATVPDLSLRYFTPREVANLHSFPEDFKFPPHVSLRQRYALLGNSLSVGVVAQLLCYLFADETL, from the exons ATGGAAAAGGGAGAGGATAAATTATGGCGGGTGCTGGAATTCTACAGTGGCATTGGTGGCATG AGATATTCATTGATGAAGGCGGGAGTGAACGCGGAAGTGGTGGAAGCGTTTGACATTAACGACACAGCGAATGATGTATATGAGCAAAATTTTGGCCACCGTCCCCACCAG GGTAACATTCAGACCTTGAGTGCTGCTGATCTCGACTCTTATGACGCAGAAGTGTGGCTTTTATCCCCCCCTTGCCAACCTTACACGCGACAAG GTCTTCAGAAAGGGTCAGGTGATGCTAGAGCTTCTTCTTTTTTGAAAATTCTTCAACTCATCCCGCAAACTTCACGGCCTCCACTGATGCTCTTTGTGGAGAATGTAGTTGGATTTGAG ACTTCTGATACACATGAAAAGATGATTTCTATGCTGAGAGAGATTTCTTTTAACACACAAGAATTTATTCTAAGCCCTTTGCAGTTTGGTGTGCCATATTCTCGGCCACGATATTTTTGCCTG GCTAAAAGGAAACCTCTGTCTTTCTGTAAAGCCCAAGTCAATAGTTACCTTGGGGCACCAGGCCCTGTACTGTGGTCTGATGAAAACATGGTGACTAGCGAAGGAGTGGAGTTAAATGGATACTGGGATAAATTGCTCGAAAATTGTCGTCCGATAGAAGATTTTCTGGATTTGAAGAATTGTGTTTCTGATGCGGAGGAATCTAAAGAAGGAAAGAGGGCCTTCAACAATCCTTTGAACCAGTATTATGTTCCATCAGCCCTTATAGAAAGATGGGGGAGTGCTATGG ATATTGTTTTCCCAGAATCACGGCGCTGCTGTTGTTTCACAAAAAGTTATTTTCGGTACGTGAAAGGCACGGGTTCCCTTTTGGCAACTGTCCCG GATCTTTCTCTGAGATATTTCACACCAAGGGAG GTTGCCAATTTGCATTCGTTTCCGGAGGATTTCAAATTTCCGCCACATGTTAGTCTTCGTCAACG TTATGCTTTGCTGGGTAACAGTTTGAGCGTTGGAGTAGTGGCGCAGCTGCTATGCTATCTTTTCGCTGACGAAACattataa
- the LOC140825050 gene encoding tRNA (cytosine(38)-C(5))-methyltransferase 2 isoform X6, with the protein MEKGEDKLWRVLEFYSGIGGMRYSLMKAGVNAEVVEAFDINDTANDVYEQNFGHRPHQGNIQTLSAADLDSYDAEVWLLSPPCQPYTRQGLQKGSGDARASSFLKILQLIPQTSRPPLMLFVENVVGFETSDTHEKMISMLREISFNTQEFILSPLQFGVPYSRPRYFCLAKRKPLSFCKAQVNSYLGAPGPVLWSDENMVTSEGVELNGYWDKLLENCRPIEDFLDLKNCVSDAEESKEGKRAFNNPLNQYYVPSALIERWGSAMESRRCCCFTKSYFRYVKGTGSLLATVPVGSFSEIFHTKGGCQFAFVSGGFQISATC; encoded by the exons ATGGAAAAGGGAGAGGATAAATTATGGCGGGTGCTGGAATTCTACAGTGGCATTGGTGGCATG AGATATTCATTGATGAAGGCGGGAGTGAACGCGGAAGTGGTGGAAGCGTTTGACATTAACGACACAGCGAATGATGTATATGAGCAAAATTTTGGCCACCGTCCCCACCAG GGTAACATTCAGACCTTGAGTGCTGCTGATCTCGACTCTTATGACGCAGAAGTGTGGCTTTTATCCCCCCCTTGCCAACCTTACACGCGACAAG GTCTTCAGAAAGGGTCAGGTGATGCTAGAGCTTCTTCTTTTTTGAAAATTCTTCAACTCATCCCGCAAACTTCACGGCCTCCACTGATGCTCTTTGTGGAGAATGTAGTTGGATTTGAG ACTTCTGATACACATGAAAAGATGATTTCTATGCTGAGAGAGATTTCTTTTAACACACAAGAATTTATTCTAAGCCCTTTGCAGTTTGGTGTGCCATATTCTCGGCCACGATATTTTTGCCTG GCTAAAAGGAAACCTCTGTCTTTCTGTAAAGCCCAAGTCAATAGTTACCTTGGGGCACCAGGCCCTGTACTGTGGTCTGATGAAAACATGGTGACTAGCGAAGGAGTGGAGTTAAATGGATACTGGGATAAATTGCTCGAAAATTGTCGTCCGATAGAAGATTTTCTGGATTTGAAGAATTGTGTTTCTGATGCGGAGGAATCTAAAGAAGGAAAGAGGGCCTTCAACAATCCTTTGAACCAGTATTATGTTCCATCAGCCCTTATAGAAAGATGGGGGAGTGCTATGG AATCACGGCGCTGCTGTTGTTTCACAAAAAGTTATTTTCGGTACGTGAAAGGCACGGGTTCCCTTTTGGCAACTGTCCCGGTAG GATCTTTCTCTGAGATATTTCACACCAAGGGAG GTTGCCAATTTGCATTCGTTTCCGGAGGATTTCAAATTTCCGCCACATGTTAG